From the Nonlabens marinus S1-08 genome, one window contains:
- a CDS encoding DUF420 domain-containing protein — MLEKKGPAIIIAISILVPLVVVVLMFMPERYNFLGVEAGLFPLFHAILNASTALLLITGFTLIKAGNRKAHRAVMTTAFILSAVFLVSYVISKISNEPVPYPEDAPLRALYLFILITHIVLSGIILPLVLYTMYFAWNKKYIRHKKIARWTFPIWLYIAFTGVAVYVFMYPYY, encoded by the coding sequence ATGTTAGAGAAAAAAGGCCCAGCCATCATTATCGCCATATCCATTCTCGTACCGCTCGTTGTAGTGGTCTTGATGTTTATGCCAGAGCGCTATAATTTTCTAGGTGTTGAGGCAGGATTATTTCCCTTGTTTCATGCCATACTTAATGCGAGTACCGCACTATTGTTAATTACAGGATTTACATTAATTAAAGCTGGGAATCGTAAAGCACACCGCGCTGTGATGACGACTGCTTTTATTTTAAGCGCAGTATTTTTAGTGAGCTATGTCATTTCTAAAATAAGCAATGAACCAGTGCCCTATCCAGAAGATGCTCCTTTACGTGCACTTTACCTATTTATTTTGATTACCCATATAGTGCTTTCAGGCATTATTCTACCGTTGGTATTGTACACCATGTATTTTGCTTGGAATAAGAAATACATCCGGCATAAGAAGATAGCCCGTTGGACGTTTCCTATCTGGTTGTACATTGCGTTTACAGGTGTTGCAGTGTATGTTTTCATGTATCCATACTACTAA
- a CDS encoding cell division protein FtsX, with translation MASSSSYQKRRLFSSYFWVVISVFLVLFMLGLQGFFLLNSQKLADYFREQVPMSIYFKDSAKDVEMQQLEKSLQMADYTKSAVFVSSEEGAQRTIEDLGEDFVAKLDGFNPIPNSIDVRLNSSFVDDSQIQQIADDLAAKDFVQEVSYDKPLVSLLNENVKRISFWMLIVSGVFIFIAFLLINSSIRLSIYAKRFTIKTMQMVGATKGFIRKPFILTSIKLGVIGALLALVALGGVVYWMDGYVPELEILQNYQMLAILFVGVLVFGVLISLISTFFATTRYLNLRTDQLYY, from the coding sequence ATGGCATCCTCTTCTTCTTATCAAAAACGCCGCTTGTTCAGCTCCTATTTTTGGGTGGTGATCAGTGTATTCTTGGTACTTTTTATGTTGGGCCTACAGGGCTTTTTCTTGTTGAATAGCCAGAAACTAGCCGATTATTTCCGCGAGCAAGTGCCTATGTCCATCTATTTTAAGGATAGCGCCAAAGATGTGGAAATGCAACAACTGGAGAAATCCCTGCAAATGGCAGATTATACCAAGAGCGCGGTTTTTGTAAGTAGTGAAGAAGGCGCGCAAAGAACCATCGAGGATCTAGGTGAGGATTTTGTGGCCAAATTAGATGGTTTTAATCCTATTCCCAACTCCATCGACGTGCGTTTGAATTCCAGCTTTGTGGACGACAGCCAGATCCAGCAAATTGCGGATGATCTTGCTGCCAAAGATTTTGTTCAAGAAGTGAGCTACGACAAACCTTTGGTTTCGCTATTGAATGAAAACGTAAAGCGCATCTCTTTCTGGATGTTAATCGTGAGTGGTGTTTTTATTTTTATTGCATTTCTATTGATCAATAGTTCCATTCGACTGTCCATTTACGCCAAACGATTTACCATTAAAACCATGCAAATGGTAGGTGCGACTAAAGGTTTTATACGCAAACCATTTATCCTGACCAGTATTAAACTGGGTGTGATAGGTGCTCTGCTTGCCCTAGTGGCGCTGGGCGGCGTGGTATACTGGATGGATGGTTACGTGCCTGAATTAGAAATTTTACAGAACTACCAGATGCTGGCGATTTTGTTTGTGGGCGTGCTGGTTTTTGGCGTTTTGATTAGTTTGATCAGTACGTTTTTTGCAACAACTCGATATCTCAATTTGAGAACAGATCAGTTGTATTATTAA
- a CDS encoding ABC transporter permease, with product MFSIESWQEIFETIRKNKLRTFLTAFSVFLGIFILVILMGFSNGIENGVTTQFESDATNKISIRTGTTTKGYQGLNPGRRLQLRNGDYDNLNQKYENNIEYKTATYSTWGGQVNYKTQQGNYRIEGANADQQFIENQDMVSGRFLNQADLDENNKVAIIGQQMKMDLFKDEDPIGKMIMLNNNVNFQVVGVYTDPGGSREESRLFIPLTTAQQVFNAGQDIRSIAYTVKMEENFDQAVATSAAMSESIEQELRSRFTVNPEDRSAIYVSNTLEEAEKIYGLIDTIRMVFWFIGIGTIIAGIVGVSNIMLIIVKERTKEIGIRKALGALPSQITGMILQEAIFITALSGLVGLLAGVFVLEALSPLVETDFLRYPKADLGTSLTTLAILIIAGALAGYIPARRASNIKPIEALRDE from the coding sequence ATGTTTAGTATTGAGAGCTGGCAGGAGATTTTTGAAACCATACGCAAAAATAAGTTACGCACTTTCCTGACGGCGTTTTCTGTATTTCTAGGAATATTCATTCTGGTTATTCTGATGGGTTTTTCTAATGGGATTGAGAATGGCGTTACCACGCAATTTGAAAGCGATGCTACTAACAAGATTTCTATAAGAACTGGAACAACTACTAAAGGATATCAAGGACTTAATCCTGGCCGTAGATTGCAATTACGCAATGGGGATTATGATAATCTCAACCAGAAATACGAAAATAACATTGAGTATAAAACGGCTACCTATTCTACCTGGGGCGGCCAAGTAAATTATAAAACGCAGCAAGGTAACTACCGGATCGAAGGAGCAAATGCCGACCAGCAATTTATCGAAAACCAAGATATGGTTTCTGGAAGGTTTTTAAATCAGGCAGATCTAGATGAAAATAACAAGGTAGCTATCATAGGTCAACAAATGAAAATGGACCTATTTAAGGATGAAGATCCTATAGGTAAAATGATCATGCTCAACAACAATGTCAACTTTCAAGTTGTAGGTGTTTATACAGATCCTGGTGGCAGTCGAGAAGAATCTCGATTGTTTATACCGCTTACTACTGCGCAACAAGTGTTCAATGCAGGGCAAGATATTAGGAGTATTGCTTACACAGTTAAGATGGAAGAAAATTTTGATCAAGCGGTCGCAACCAGTGCTGCAATGTCAGAATCTATTGAACAAGAATTGCGTTCCAGATTTACAGTTAATCCTGAAGATCGCTCAGCGATTTATGTTTCAAACACGCTAGAAGAAGCTGAAAAGATCTATGGACTCATCGACACTATTAGAATGGTGTTTTGGTTTATTGGAATCGGAACCATCATAGCGGGAATTGTAGGGGTAAGTAACATCATGCTGATCATTGTTAAGGAGCGTACTAAAGAAATAGGTATACGTAAGGCGCTGGGCGCATTGCCATCCCAGATTACTGGAATGATTCTTCAAGAAGCGATTTTTATTACGGCTCTATCTGGCTTAGTAGGCTTGTTAGCCGGAGTCTTTGTTTTAGAAGCCTTAAGTCCATTAGTGGAAACAGACTTTTTAAGATATCCTAAAGCAGATTTAGGCACTTCATTGACCACTCTAGCCATATTGATCATTGCTGGTGCTTTGGCTGGATATATTCCTGCAAGACGTGCCTCAAATATCAAACCTATTGAAGCCTTAAGAGACGAATAA
- a CDS encoding cytochrome C oxidase subunit IV family protein — MADHAHSEHKEHNLAIFRGRLKFKNNVQKIWGVLIFLSIVTCVEVALGYIKPDILNGQFLALKYLNWIFIILTLVKAYYITWDFMHMRDELSGLRRAVVWTGVFLIIYLIAILLVEGDYIYEVYKDAAVSFDF; from the coding sequence ATGGCAGATCACGCACATTCAGAACATAAAGAACACAATCTGGCGATTTTTAGAGGCCGATTGAAGTTTAAGAACAACGTACAGAAGATTTGGGGAGTATTGATTTTCCTTTCTATAGTTACTTGCGTTGAAGTAGCTTTAGGTTACATCAAACCAGACATCTTGAACGGTCAGTTTTTAGCATTGAAGTACCTTAACTGGATCTTCATCATCTTGACCTTAGTAAAGGCCTATTACATCACTTGGGATTTCATGCACATGCGTGATGAGTTGAGTGGATTGCGCAGAGCGGTAGTCTGGACAGGAGTATTCTTGATTATTTACTTAATTGCAATTCTACTGGTAGAAGGTGATTATATCTATGAAGTTTATAAGGACGCTGCTGTAAGTTTCGACTTTTAA
- a CDS encoding leucine--tRNA ligase, with product MLLYDHKKIESKWQNYWAKNGTFHAQNHSDKPKFYALDMFPYPSGAGLHVGHPLGYIASDIVSRYKRHTGFNVLHPMGYDSFGLPAEQYAIQTGQHPAITTKDNIARYREQMDRIGFSFDWSREVKTSDPGYYKYTQEIFIMLFDSWYDNIADKARPISELEFCFRESGTTSINAATDEDLRQFTAADWNSFTEQEQQEILLDYRLTFLADTEVNWCPALGTVLANDEIVNGVSERGGHPVVRKKMRQWMMRISAFAERLLNDLEDLDWSESIKEIQRNWIGKSIGSLVKFRIMSSELGVNRSELITPNSELEIDVFTTRPDTIYGVTFMTLAPEHELVDIITTADQKAEVEAYKKATAARSERERMADVKTISGVFTGAYALHPLSGEKIPVWIGDYVLAGYGTGAVMAVPCGDERDHAFANFFACQKGMPEIKNIFKDVDVSEEAYVAKDDTKLTNSDFLNGMSYESGAMAAAIEKLEEVGAGKGKTNYRLRDAVFSRQRYWGEPFPVYYKDGLPQMIDREHLPLELPEVDEYLPTEDGAPPLGRATTWSWCTKENKVVSNDDDRDCVYPLELNTMPGWAGSSWYMFRYMDANNENEMFSSEAQEYWQNVDLYIGGSEHATGHLLYSRFWVKLLHDLGKVTVKEPFKKMINQGMILGESAFIAVTYQVSFHPQDENENEIPSLKNSVDFDLTQQIVKPLSLTSIPKYAKSIGLKEDEVLDSNYLEDYYSANLMAIKETAKSNGIPDKYFNRDNYYNTSLGRIVPVDVSLVDAHNNLDIEAFKEWRPEFENAFFVTGDDDLIKTHREVEKMSKSKYNVVNPDDICDQYGADTLRLYEMFLGPLEQAKPWNTAGITGVYGFMKKLWKLYHDESGFNVSDDKASPDSMKTLHKTIKKTREDIENFSFNTSVSSFMIAVNELTAQKCNNREVLEPLAILVSPYAPHIAEELWSLLGHKESISEAAFPVFEEKYLVESSKTYPISFNGKMKFTLDLPLDISKDELEKMVLEDEKVQEQLEGKVVRKTIIVPGKIVNFVVG from the coding sequence ATGTTACTGTACGATCACAAGAAAATCGAATCAAAATGGCAAAACTATTGGGCCAAAAACGGCACTTTTCACGCCCAAAACCATTCTGATAAACCCAAATTCTATGCTCTCGATATGTTCCCATATCCTAGTGGTGCCGGGCTTCACGTGGGACATCCGCTGGGATATATCGCCAGCGATATTGTGTCTAGGTACAAACGCCACACTGGTTTTAACGTCTTGCATCCCATGGGTTATGATAGCTTCGGTTTGCCGGCAGAGCAATACGCAATTCAAACCGGTCAGCATCCCGCAATAACGACTAAAGACAATATTGCTCGATACCGTGAGCAGATGGACCGTATCGGTTTTAGTTTTGACTGGTCGCGCGAGGTAAAAACCAGTGATCCAGGATATTATAAATATACTCAAGAGATTTTTATCATGCTGTTCGACAGCTGGTACGATAATATAGCAGATAAAGCTCGTCCTATAAGTGAGTTGGAATTTTGCTTTCGCGAAAGCGGAACAACTTCCATCAACGCTGCAACAGACGAAGATTTGCGACAGTTCACGGCAGCCGATTGGAACTCGTTTACCGAACAAGAACAACAAGAAATTCTACTCGACTACCGCTTGACCTTCCTTGCAGATACCGAAGTGAATTGGTGTCCAGCACTGGGAACCGTTCTCGCAAATGATGAGATCGTCAATGGCGTTTCAGAACGTGGCGGCCATCCTGTTGTGCGCAAGAAAATGCGCCAGTGGATGATGAGAATCAGCGCGTTTGCAGAGCGTTTATTGAATGACTTAGAAGACCTTGACTGGAGCGAATCCATTAAGGAAATCCAACGCAACTGGATCGGGAAGTCCATAGGATCGCTTGTCAAGTTCAGAATTATGAGTTCAGAGTTAGGAGTTAATCGTTCTGAACTCATAACTCCGAACTCTGAACTTGAAATAGATGTTTTTACCACACGACCAGACACGATTTATGGAGTAACCTTTATGACACTGGCACCAGAACATGAGTTGGTGGATATCATTACAACCGCAGATCAAAAGGCTGAGGTCGAGGCCTATAAAAAAGCAACCGCTGCACGATCAGAACGTGAACGCATGGCAGATGTCAAAACTATTTCTGGCGTGTTCACGGGAGCTTATGCATTACATCCGTTAAGCGGCGAAAAAATCCCGGTATGGATAGGCGATTATGTTTTGGCAGGTTATGGAACCGGCGCTGTGATGGCAGTACCATGTGGTGATGAACGCGACCATGCTTTTGCTAACTTCTTTGCTTGTCAAAAAGGAATGCCAGAAATCAAAAATATCTTCAAAGATGTGGATGTGAGCGAGGAAGCTTATGTCGCAAAAGATGATACGAAATTAACCAATAGCGATTTCCTCAACGGTATGAGCTACGAGTCTGGTGCGATGGCAGCAGCTATCGAAAAGTTGGAAGAAGTAGGCGCCGGAAAGGGAAAGACCAATTACCGCTTGCGCGATGCTGTGTTTTCCAGACAGCGTTATTGGGGCGAGCCATTCCCAGTATATTATAAGGACGGTTTGCCGCAAATGATCGACCGCGAGCACTTGCCACTGGAATTGCCAGAAGTAGATGAATACCTACCAACTGAAGATGGCGCTCCACCATTAGGTCGCGCGACAACCTGGAGTTGGTGTACTAAAGAAAACAAAGTCGTTTCCAATGATGATGATCGCGATTGTGTATATCCGCTAGAGTTGAATACCATGCCTGGTTGGGCAGGAAGCTCTTGGTATATGTTTAGATATATGGATGCCAATAACGAGAACGAAATGTTCTCAAGCGAAGCTCAGGAATATTGGCAAAATGTGGATCTATATATAGGAGGAAGCGAGCATGCGACCGGTCACTTGTTGTACAGTAGATTTTGGGTAAAGTTGCTGCATGATTTGGGTAAAGTCACGGTTAAAGAGCCTTTTAAAAAGATGATCAATCAAGGGATGATACTTGGTGAGAGTGCTTTTATAGCAGTCACTTATCAAGTGTCTTTTCACCCACAAGATGAAAATGAAAACGAAATTCCTAGTTTGAAAAATTCAGTTGATTTTGATTTAACTCAACAAATTGTCAAGCCACTATCTCTAACGTCTATTCCCAAATATGCAAAGTCAATAGGTCTCAAAGAAGATGAGGTGCTAGACAGTAATTATTTGGAGGATTATTATTCAGCTAACCTTATGGCAATCAAAGAAACTGCTAAGTCAAACGGCATACCTGATAAATACTTTAATAGAGATAACTATTACAATACATCTTTAGGGCGCATTGTTCCTGTCGACGTCTCTTTGGTTGATGCTCACAACAATCTCGATATTGAAGCTTTTAAAGAGTGGAGACCAGAATTTGAAAACGCTTTTTTTGTAACAGGAGATGATGACTTAATTAAAACTCATCGCGAGGTAGAAAAAATGTCTAAATCCAAATACAACGTTGTCAATCCAGACGATATCTGTGATCAATACGGAGCGGACACCTTGCGTTTGTACGAGATGTTTCTGGGTCCGCTAGAGCAGGCGAAGCCGTGGAATACGGCAGGAATAACGGGCGTTTACGGCTTTATGAAAAAGCTGTGGAAGTTGTATCATGATGAGAGTGGTTTCAATGTAAGTGATGACAAAGCGTCGCCAGACAGCATGAAAACCTTGCATAAAACCATCAAGAAAACCCGTGAGGATATTGAGAACTTCTCATTCAACACTAGTGTCAGTAGCTTTATGATTGCCGTCAACGAGTTGACCGCTCAAAAATGCAACAACCGCGAGGTTTTGGAACCACTTGCGATTCTAGTGTCCCCATACGCACCACACATCGCAGAAGAATTGTGGTCACTATTAGGACACAAAGAATCTATCAGTGAAGCTGCATTTCCAGTTTTTGAAGAGAAATACCTGGTAGAAAGCAGTAAGACCTACCCTATCTCGTTCAACGGTAAAATGAAATTCACGCTGGATTTACCATTAGACATTTCTAAAGACGAGTTGGAAAAAATGGTGTTGGAAGACGAGAAAGTTCAGGAGCAATTAGAAGGAAAAGTAGTGCGCAAGACAATTATTGTTCCTGGGAAGATTGTGAATTTTGTGGTGGGTTAG
- a CDS encoding cytochrome c oxidase subunit 3 gives MTDVTELPIEQKIARSKKQMMWFAIASLVMMFAGLTSAYVVSSSRRDWVDIEMPSEFFYSTGVILLSSLTLWLAKSLIKKGDKGAAMIFTAITFVLGTAFVVMQFMGFNSIIEMGYRFTGAASNVNASFIYVIVVAHLAHIVAGLIALTVMTVQTLRGKYTKENLLGFELGSIFWHFVDVLWIYLLLFLVFAKDIF, from the coding sequence ATGACAGATGTAACCGAATTACCAATCGAACAAAAAATCGCGCGCTCAAAGAAGCAAATGATGTGGTTTGCCATTGCCAGTCTGGTAATGATGTTTGCAGGTTTGACTAGTGCTTATGTAGTAAGTAGTAGCCGTCGCGATTGGGTAGATATTGAAATGCCTTCAGAATTTTTCTATAGTACTGGAGTTATTTTGCTAAGTAGTTTGACATTGTGGCTTGCCAAAAGCTTGATCAAAAAAGGAGACAAAGGTGCTGCGATGATTTTTACAGCGATAACTTTTGTGTTAGGGACTGCTTTTGTAGTCATGCAATTTATGGGTTTCAACTCCATTATTGAGATGGGATACCGCTTCACTGGTGCGGCCAGTAATGTGAATGCTTCCTTTATTTATGTGATAGTGGTGGCTCACCTGGCTCACATTGTTGCTGGGTTGATAGCGTTAACTGTGATGACGGTACAAACGCTGCGAGGCAAATACACCAAGGAAAATTTATTAGGTTTTGAACTAGGTTCTATATTTTGGCACTTCGTGGATGTGCTTTGGATCTATTTACTATTGTTTTTAGTTTTTGCTAAAGATATATTTTAG
- a CDS encoding DUF3098 domain-containing protein yields MSKKIKKNQNTDSTEPDYVKPVFGFVFKKKNYTWMIIGLAVIALGFILMIGGGSDDPNVFNPEIFSWRRIRLAPALVIIGFGIQVYAILLDPDK; encoded by the coding sequence ATGAGTAAAAAAATCAAAAAGAACCAAAATACAGATTCCACTGAGCCTGATTATGTCAAGCCGGTTTTTGGGTTTGTGTTTAAGAAGAAAAATTACACATGGATGATCATTGGTCTTGCCGTGATTGCGCTAGGATTTATATTGATGATAGGTGGTGGTAGTGATGATCCAAACGTATTCAATCCAGAGATTTTCTCTTGGAGACGCATTAGGCTAGCTCCAGCGCTGGTAATAATCGGTTTTGGGATTCAGGTGTATGCGATCCTTCTTGATCCAGATAAATAA
- a CDS encoding ABC transporter ATP-binding protein, producing MIEIKDLHKSYKTGANSLHVLKGINFNVKEGELVSIMGSSGSGKSTLLNILGMLDEADEGSYTLDGTPIKNLNEKIAAKYRNKFLGFIFQSFNLISYKNAMDNVALPLYYQKLPRREREERAMHYLEKVGLADWADHLPNQLSGGQKQRVAIARALASDPKVLLADEPTGALDTKTSYEVMDLIQGINEEGRTILVVTHEPDIAQMTKRIVNLKDGRIIDDTLVDQVKALSHV from the coding sequence ATGATTGAAATTAAAGACCTTCATAAATCTTATAAAACAGGTGCTAACTCATTGCACGTTTTAAAAGGAATTAATTTCAATGTCAAAGAGGGAGAATTAGTCTCAATCATGGGATCTTCTGGGTCGGGAAAATCTACTTTACTGAATATTCTCGGCATGCTGGATGAAGCGGACGAGGGTAGTTATACTCTGGATGGAACACCTATCAAGAACCTAAATGAAAAGATTGCTGCAAAATACCGGAATAAGTTCTTAGGTTTCATTTTCCAATCTTTCAACCTGATTAGTTACAAGAACGCCATGGATAACGTGGCTTTACCACTGTACTATCAAAAACTCCCACGACGCGAACGTGAAGAACGCGCCATGCATTATCTTGAAAAAGTAGGTCTCGCAGACTGGGCAGACCATTTACCCAATCAATTATCAGGCGGGCAAAAACAGCGCGTAGCCATTGCTCGTGCACTCGCCAGCGACCCTAAGGTGCTACTTGCAGATGAGCCTACAGGAGCACTGGACACGAAAACTTCTTATGAGGTCATGGATCTTATTCAAGGCATCAATGAGGAAGGACGTACCATTCTAGTTGTCACTCATGAGCCAGACATTGCACAAATGACCAAACGCATCGTTAACTTGAAAGATGGACGCATTATCGACGATACTCTCGTGGATCAGGTAAAAGCTTTGAGCCATGTTTAG
- a CDS encoding cytochrome c oxidase subunit 3, translating into METTVAATGTEGQQWGGGTSPLGASYGKLMMWFFILSDALTFSGFLAAYGFSRFKFIEEWPIADEVFNHFPFMHGVDAPMFYVALMTFILIGSSVTMVLAVDAGHHMNRGKVSFYLLLTVIGGLIFVGSQAWEWKNFIAGEYGAVKTKGGKILQFGEYVEVDGEMEFKRVALDEFATVGSRDVQAYGESEGIWYETSGDIGTTYSIDEVRRGFAANPDLLIRSQYIQVNEETGASEKTILSREESEFKLNNQAIKVVEGANLTENEYGAPLFADFFFFITGFHGFHVFSGVIFNLIIFFNVLLGTYERRGSYEMVEKVGLYWHFVDLVWVFVFTFFYLV; encoded by the coding sequence ATGGAGACTACAGTAGCTGCTACTGGTACAGAAGGCCAACAATGGGGTGGCGGCACAAGCCCACTCGGTGCGAGTTATGGAAAATTGATGATGTGGTTCTTCATCCTTTCTGATGCGCTTACTTTTTCAGGTTTTCTTGCCGCATACGGATTCTCTAGATTCAAGTTTATTGAAGAATGGCCGATAGCTGATGAGGTATTTAACCACTTCCCGTTCATGCACGGTGTTGATGCTCCTATGTTTTATGTAGCGTTGATGACCTTTATCCTTATTGGTTCTTCTGTAACCATGGTACTTGCAGTAGATGCTGGTCACCACATGAATCGAGGGAAGGTTTCTTTCTATTTGTTGTTGACCGTTATAGGTGGTTTGATATTCGTTGGTTCTCAAGCTTGGGAATGGAAAAACTTTATCGCTGGTGAATATGGTGCTGTAAAAACTAAAGGAGGGAAGATTCTTCAATTTGGAGAGTATGTAGAGGTTGATGGTGAGATGGAATTTAAACGTGTAGCACTTGATGAGTTCGCCACCGTTGGTTCTAGAGATGTTCAGGCTTATGGGGAGAGCGAAGGAATCTGGTACGAAACTTCTGGCGATATAGGAACTACCTATTCTATTGATGAAGTACGTAGAGGATTTGCTGCAAACCCTGATCTTTTGATTAGATCTCAATACATTCAAGTAAACGAGGAAACTGGAGCTTCAGAAAAAACGATTCTTTCTCGTGAAGAGTCAGAGTTTAAACTCAACAACCAAGCTATAAAAGTTGTAGAAGGAGCTAACTTAACAGAGAACGAATATGGAGCGCCACTTTTTGCGGACTTCTTTTTCTTCATCACAGGATTCCACGGTTTCCACGTATTCTCTGGAGTTATATTCAACTTAATCATCTTCTTTAATGTTCTGTTAGGAACCTATGAGCGCAGAGGTAGCTATGAGATGGTTGAGAAAGTAGGCTTATACTGGCACTTTGTAGATTTAGTTTGGGTATTCGTATTTACTTTCTTCTACCTCGTATAA
- a CDS encoding SCO family protein: MSKKSDTPYYIGLGIIILIFGYFAVTNVIDYIQADKVVDSNRSEDRDPVADKFLKKFNQVPDFQFINQDGDTVTNKDLLGKVYIVDFFFTTCPTICTPMSRNMSQINEKLSKYEDYTAVSISIDPDNDTPAVLKEYASRYDAQTTDWQFLTGDKQETYKLAKEGFNAYVGESDNPAVRFEHSGNFALVDRDGYIRSRKDAYGNWTYVYSGISENDLPAQLEEIMEDAETLLNN, translated from the coding sequence ATGAGTAAGAAAAGCGACACGCCTTATTATATAGGTCTGGGAATTATTATTTTGATTTTTGGATACTTTGCAGTGACTAATGTGATTGACTATATCCAGGCAGATAAAGTAGTGGATAGCAATCGCAGTGAAGATCGTGATCCAGTAGCGGACAAATTTTTGAAGAAATTCAATCAGGTTCCCGACTTTCAGTTTATTAATCAGGATGGTGATACGGTTACTAATAAAGATCTATTAGGCAAAGTGTATATCGTTGACTTTTTCTTTACCACCTGTCCCACGATTTGTACACCCATGAGTCGTAACATGTCTCAAATCAATGAGAAACTATCAAAATACGAGGACTACACTGCAGTATCCATCAGCATCGATCCTGATAACGATACTCCAGCAGTTTTAAAAGAATATGCCAGCAGGTATGACGCACAAACTACGGACTGGCAATTTCTTACAGGAGATAAACAAGAGACTTACAAACTAGCCAAAGAAGGGTTTAACGCATATGTAGGAGAAAGTGATAATCCAGCAGTACGATTTGAACATAGCGGGAACTTTGCGTTAGTAGATCGTGATGGATACATACGATCCCGTAAGGATGCCTATGGCAATTGGACATATGTGTACAGCGGTATTTCTGAAAATGATTTACCAGCGCAATTGGAGGAAATCATGGAGGATGCAGAAACTTTATTGAATAATTAA
- the cyoE gene encoding heme o synthase: MLANYVEITKPRLSIVVVFSSIAGYFLGAETYDWLTIVLLCIGGYFLVGSSNVFNQIIERDRDALMKRTMNRPIPTGRIAVNHAWVFGLTMALTGVYLLYLINWPTAFFGALSIVLYAAVYTPLKTRTPLCVFVGAFPGAIPYMLGWVAASGSFGIEPGTLFMLQFFWQFPHFWAIGWMLESDYKAGGFKMLPTGAADKGTAVQIVLYTIWTIAVSLIPAFGVTGSLYMTLWSAALVLLLGLWFLYYSIKLFRERTNAVARKLMLVSVSYITLIQIIYVVDKFIR; the protein is encoded by the coding sequence ATGCTGGCCAATTATGTGGAAATTACAAAGCCACGTTTGTCCATTGTGGTCGTGTTTTCTTCTATAGCAGGTTACTTTTTAGGTGCTGAAACCTATGACTGGTTGACCATTGTGTTGCTGTGTATAGGTGGCTACTTTCTAGTAGGATCTTCTAACGTTTTTAATCAAATCATCGAACGCGACCGGGATGCACTCATGAAACGCACGATGAATCGACCTATTCCCACAGGTCGTATTGCGGTGAATCACGCATGGGTTTTTGGATTGACCATGGCGTTGACGGGTGTTTACTTGTTGTACTTGATCAATTGGCCTACGGCATTTTTTGGTGCGCTCAGTATTGTTTTATATGCTGCGGTTTACACTCCGTTGAAGACGAGAACGCCGCTTTGTGTTTTTGTAGGTGCTTTTCCTGGCGCTATACCTTATATGTTAGGTTGGGTGGCGGCAAGTGGAAGCTTCGGTATAGAGCCGGGAACCTTGTTTATGTTGCAGTTTTTCTGGCAATTTCCACACTTCTGGGCGATAGGATGGATGCTGGAGAGCGACTATAAAGCTGGTGGTTTTAAAATGTTACCTACAGGCGCAGCAGATAAAGGAACCGCTGTGCAGATAGTTTTATACACTATATGGACGATTGCTGTCTCACTAATTCCAGCCTTTGGCGTTACAGGTTCTTTATACATGACCCTGTGGAGTGCAGCGCTAGTATTGTTATTAGGACTATGGTTTCTCTATTACTCCATCAAGTTGTTCAGAGAACGGACGAATGCTGTAGCGAGAAAACTTATGCTGGTAAGTGTGAGCTACATTACTTTAATACAGATCATCTACGTGGTAGATAAATTTATAAGATAA